The region GGCTATGTTTGCCTTTGCCGGAGCAGCCCATGCAGAAACTTTGAAGCTGCTGACTTGGAAAGGATATGCTCCTCAAAAGCTGATTGATACTTTTGAAAAGGAAACTGGAATCAAGGTTGAAGTTACCTTTTCTAACAACGAAGAAATGATCGCTAAATTGCGTGCTACCCGTGGAGCAGGATTCGATCTGGCTCAGCCTTCGCAGGATCGTATTTCGTCTGTTCAGGAAAAATATAAAATTTATAAAGCTCTAGACTATTCTAAAATCAAATCCGATCTTTTTATTCCCTCAATGCTCGCAGCAGTAAAAAAGAATACCGTAGTTAAAGGAAAGTCTTATGCAGTACCATTTTGCTGGGGAACATCCGGTCTTATTGTAAATAGTGACAAAGCTCCTGAAGTAGATTCATGGAAAGATCTGCTCAACTCTAAGTACGCAGGACGTGTGAGTTACCGTCTTAAAAGACCTATTCTGATTGCAACCGCGTTTGCCCTTGGCTATGATCCGTTCGCACTTTATAGTGATATTCCTGCTTACAAAGCAATGCTCGATAAGGTCGCAGATGCTTTAATCAAAGCTAAACCTGTTGTTAAAAATTATTGGGCAAACGGTGACTCTTTGCTTGAATCCATGCGTTCTGAGGAAGTCTTTGTTGCAATGGCTTGGGATGCAGGCGGATGGAAACTTCACGGTGATAACAAAGCAATCGACTTTAAAGCTCCTAAAGAAGGAGCTCTTGGCTGGATTGATACTTTTGCAATCCCTGCCAAAGCAAAAAATGTCGATGCCGCATACAAGTGGATAAATTTTATAATGAAACCTGAAAATGCTGGTTATTTCTCTTCACAGGAAAAATATGCAACAGCATCAAAGGATGCTCTTAAGTTCACAGCTACTTCTGTAGCTGCTAACTTTGCACGTTCATTCCCTCAGGAAACTATTGATAATATCAAATGGTATC is a window of Desulfovibrio sp. UCD-KL4C DNA encoding:
- a CDS encoding extracellular solute-binding protein; its protein translation is MKKILVLVLMAMFAFAGAAHAETLKLLTWKGYAPQKLIDTFEKETGIKVEVTFSNNEEMIAKLRATRGAGFDLAQPSQDRISSVQEKYKIYKALDYSKIKSDLFIPSMLAAVKKNTVVKGKSYAVPFCWGTSGLIVNSDKAPEVDSWKDLLNSKYAGRVSYRLKRPILIATAFALGYDPFALYSDIPAYKAMLDKVADALIKAKPVVKNYWANGDSLLESMRSEEVFVAMAWDAGGWKLHGDNKAIDFKAPKEGALGWIDTFAIPAKAKNVDAAYKWINFIMKPENAGYFSSQEKYATASKDALKFTATSVAANFARSFPQETIDNIKWYPPVPAILERLEGKILDKVKAAN